In Nitrosopumilus sp., one DNA window encodes the following:
- a CDS encoding winged helix-turn-helix domain-containing protein — translation MVSYRTSMQIVGDILTATEESGQKGIKTTTLISKANLSHSRLSKLLSNLIGSDLVNRIEYDGKNTFVITQKGRQYLESYQKFSTIAESFGLEI, via the coding sequence ATGGTCTCGTACAGAACAAGCATGCAAATTGTAGGGGACATTCTTACTGCAACTGAAGAGTCAGGACAGAAAGGAATCAAAACAACCACACTAATTTCTAAGGCCAACTTATCACATTCTAGGTTATCGAAATTACTGTCAAATTTGATTGGAAGTGACTTGGTCAATAGAATTGAATATGATGGGAAAAATACATTTGTGATTACCCAAAAAGGGAGGCAGTACTTGGAATCATATCAGAAATTTTCTACAATTGCAGAATCATTTGGACTTGAGATCTAG
- a CDS encoding galactose oxidase, whose protein sequence is MILKIRKFHSCRIKEKSLFTIIILSICFVLFSLPESLAEEHEPSESWNNMSELPERRTSSAAVTLNDRVYVIAGLDNNDKDTSTVFVYDTITDSWTNASPIPLTLHHMDAVSHEGKIYVIGGYTGNWIASSVLLIYDSDTDTWDFGENMPTARGALSAEFISDKLYAVGGFGSDETYSIVEQYDPNTDSWETKASMPTAREHFATSVIDEKMYVIGGFAKGIGNLDVNEVYDPQSDSWETLTPMPTARNGITASELNGVIFVFGGEDTVKTFDENEAYIPEEDTWYTLQPLPVPRQGLFSSTVGDTIYVMGGGFVPGASYSNLNHAYQNNTIPEFGTVVVLILILSIFIAIFASRQFGKRQSILQENNSIFRQE, encoded by the coding sequence ATGATACTCAAGATTAGAAAATTTCATTCATGTAGAATAAAAGAAAAATCACTATTTACAATTATAATATTATCCATTTGTTTTGTATTGTTCTCACTGCCTGAATCCCTTGCCGAGGAACATGAACCGTCCGAATCATGGAACAATATGTCTGAACTTCCAGAACGCAGAACATCTAGTGCTGCAGTAACTCTCAATGATAGGGTCTATGTCATTGCAGGTCTGGACAACAACGATAAGGATACAAGTACAGTTTTTGTTTATGACACTATAACTGATTCATGGACGAATGCATCTCCAATCCCATTGACACTCCATCACATGGATGCAGTATCGCATGAAGGAAAAATCTATGTCATAGGAGGATACACAGGTAACTGGATTGCATCAAGTGTATTACTGATTTATGATTCAGATACAGACACATGGGATTTTGGAGAGAATATGCCTACTGCAAGAGGTGCGTTGTCTGCAGAATTTATTTCAGACAAACTTTATGCTGTTGGGGGATTTGGAAGTGATGAAACATACAGTATAGTTGAACAGTATGATCCGAATACAGATTCTTGGGAAACAAAAGCCAGTATGCCTACTGCAAGAGAACATTTTGCAACTTCTGTGATTGATGAAAAGATGTATGTCATAGGAGGTTTTGCAAAAGGGATCGGAAATCTAGATGTCAATGAGGTTTATGATCCTCAAAGTGACTCTTGGGAAACCTTGACACCAATGCCTACTGCAAGAAACGGTATTACTGCATCTGAACTTAATGGGGTGATCTTTGTATTTGGAGGAGAGGACACGGTCAAAACATTTGATGAAAACGAGGCATATATCCCAGAAGAGGACACATGGTATACGTTGCAGCCACTGCCTGTACCAAGACAAGGATTGTTCTCATCTACAGTAGGTGATACAATCTATGTTATGGGAGGGGGATTTGTACCAGGTGCAAGTTACAGCAATCTGAATCATGCATATCAAAACAATACAATTCCAGAGTTTGGTACAGTTGTAGTTTTGATTTTAATATTGTCAATATTTATCGCAATCTTTGCATCAAGACAATTTGGAAAGAGACAATCAATTCTGCAGGAAAATAATTCAATATTTAGACAGGAATGA
- a CDS encoding DUF504 domain-containing protein, with translation MTKKGMIYEIFSKARFGNEVDTYKIFYRDFEKIIETTLLEFIRISENFETIPVGRIEKITKNNKILFEKNSKKETT, from the coding sequence ATGACAAAAAAAGGAATGATTTATGAAATTTTCAGCAAAGCGCGTTTTGGAAATGAGGTAGACACTTACAAAATTTTCTACAGAGATTTTGAAAAAATCATCGAGACAACATTACTTGAATTTATCAGAATATCTGAAAACTTTGAAACCATTCCAGTTGGTAGAATTGAAAAGATTACAAAAAATAACAAAATTTTATTTGAAAAGAATAGTAAGAAAGAGACTACATAG
- a CDS encoding DUF99 family protein, with protein sequence MAISESFRQHTANSIFSGVVMRRDFVIDGFVFGTASIEGDDATMLS encoded by the coding sequence TTGGCAATATCTGAAAGCTTTAGACAACATACTGCAAACTCTATTTTTTCTGGTGTTGTAATGAGACGAGATTTTGTAATTGATGGATTCGTTTTTGGAACTGCCTCCATAGAAGGTGATGATGCTACCATGTTGTCTTGA
- a CDS encoding DUF99 family protein yields MYDELQRPDVGYVLISGLIVSMFNIIDIKKLYHSLKIPIIGISYNDSLGIESALKYHFPDSFESKISLYQKLGKREKITLNTSHDIFIRKEGCNLIDVEYLLNGLTLYGSVPEPIRVSQLLAKTLLQKNYHSKFIGISIIHY; encoded by the coding sequence ATGTATGATGAACTCCAAAGACCAGATGTTGGTTATGTCTTGATTTCAGGATTGATAGTTTCAATGTTTAATATCATTGACATCAAAAAATTATATCATTCTTTGAAAATTCCGATAATTGGAATATCTTATAATGATTCGCTGGGTATTGAGAGTGCTCTAAAGTATCATTTCCCAGATTCATTCGAATCAAAAATTTCTTTATATCAAAAATTAGGAAAAAGAGAAAAAATTACATTAAATACATCTCATGATATTTTTATCAGAAAAGAAGGTTGTAATCTGATCGATGTAGAGTATCTGCTAAATGGATTGACATTATATGGTTCTGTTCCAGAACCTATACGTGTTTCTCAATTACTTGCAAAAACATTACTTCAGAAAAATTATCATTCTAAATTTATTGGGATCTCCATTATTCATTATTAA
- a CDS encoding 3-aminobutyryl-CoA ammonia lyase has product MSSHDAHYDGNLVDGAQILNLFGDLTTELTIQYDGDEGLLQAYDKVEFLAPIYSGDFIEVTGKITEVGKTSRKINFEAYKVISPNKGNTNESACDVLDSPILVAKATGTSVGNSRKTKKRKILDFIFLLYLL; this is encoded by the coding sequence ATGAGCTCTCATGATGCACATTACGATGGGAATCTTGTTGATGGTGCACAAATTCTTAATCTTTTTGGAGATTTAACTACTGAATTAACAATTCAATATGATGGGGATGAGGGCCTTCTTCAAGCTTATGATAAAGTTGAGTTTTTAGCTCCAATATACAGCGGAGATTTTATTGAAGTCACAGGAAAAATTACTGAAGTCGGAAAAACTAGTAGAAAAATAAACTTCGAAGCATACAAGGTGATTTCTCCAAACAAAGGCAATACAAATGAAAGTGCTTGTGATGTACTTGATTCACCAATTCTTGTAGCAAAAGCAACTGGTACAAGTGTTGGTAATTCTAGAAAAACAAAGAAAAGGAAAATTTTAGATTTTATTTTTCTACTCTATCTCCTCTAA